In Hemicordylus capensis ecotype Gifberg chromosome 3, rHemCap1.1.pri, whole genome shotgun sequence, one DNA window encodes the following:
- the LOC128352345 gene encoding histone H3.3C-like — translation MAHTKQTSCKSTGGKAPRKQLATKATHKSAPSTCGGKKPHCYRPGTLALREIRRYQKSTELIHKLHFQHLVCEIAWGFKTDLRSQSAAISALQEASEAYLVGLFEDTNLCAIHTKHVTIMPKDIQLACRIRVERA, via the coding sequence ATGGCTCATACTAAGCAAACTTCCTGTAAATCCACTGGTGGGAAGGCGCCCAGGAAGCAGCTCGCAACAAAAGCCACTCACAAGAGTGCACCCTCTACTTGTGGGGGCAAGAAACCTCATTGTTACAGGCCAGGTACTTTGGCTCTTCGTGAAATCAGGCGTTATCAGAAATCAACAGAACTGATCCACAAACTTCATTTTCAGCACCTGGTGTGTGAAATTGCTTGGGGCTTCAAAACAGATCTGCGTTCCCAGAGTGCAGCAATTAGTGCTTTGCAGGAGGCAAGTGAAGCCTACCTGGTTGGCCTGTTTGAAGACACCAACCTGTGTGCTATCCACACCAAACATGTCACAATCATGCCAAAAGATATCCAGCTAGCATGCCGCATACGTGTAGAACGTGCTTAA